In the genome of Streptomyces sp. NBC_00433, the window GGGGTGCCGCACCTGCGGGTCGAGAACCGGGTCCTGCCGGCGGGACCCACCGTCGCCGACACCCTGGCGAACGCCGCCTTCTACTACGGGCTTGTCAGGTCGCTGGCCGACGCGCCCCGCCCGGTCTGGCAGCGGCTGCCCTTCGGCGCCGCGGCCGCCAACTTCGACGCGGGCTGCCGGGACGGCATCGGCGCCGTCATGCACTGGCCGCGCGGCCGCGGCAGCCTGGTCGAGATCCCCGCCGCCGACCTGATCAGGGACGAGCTGCTGCCGCTGGCCGCGTCCGGGCTCGACGCCTGGGGCATCGAACCCGCCGACCGCGACCACTACCTCGGCATCATCGAGGAACGCTGCCGGCTGCGCAGCAACGGCGCGGAATGGCAGGCCGCGACCTTCCACCGGCTGCTGGAGCGCACCCCGGACCGGCGGGCCGCACTGGCCGCCATGACCCAGCGCTACCGGGAGAACATGCGCGACGGCGAGCCCGTGCACCGGTGGCCCGTGCACTGAAACCGGCGGCACTCACGGGGGGTGGCTCCGCGGCCGCGGGCGCGATCTTCGTATCTTGTCCGGAGACACCCGCGTCGTTGGAGGACCCCGCATGCGCACAGAGCCACATCCCGTGGATGCGGAAGAAGAGGGACTGCCGGACCGGACGCTGCGCAATGAGACGCTGATCGTGCTGGCGCTCTCCTTGGGCGCCAGCGGCCTGTCCGCGCTGATCAGCTTCGTCGGCTCGGTCACCAGGCCGGGCGCGCTGAAGAACCAGTCGGCGACCCTGGTCGGCTCCTACGCGCACGGACGGCCCTGGCTCGACCTGGCCTGGCAGCTGTTCTACATCGCCACCGCGCTGGCCCCCGTCGCGCTGGTCGCCCACCTGCTCGGCCGCGAGCGGGCCGGGATGCGGTCGATCGGCTTCGACCTGACCCGCCCGCGGCCGGACCTGGCCAGGGGCGCCGTGGTCGCCGCGGTGATCGGAGGTACGGGCCTGGCCTTCTACCTCGGCGTGCGGGCGGCCGGCTTCAACTTGACGGTGGTGCCCGAGTCGCTGCCGAACGTGTGGTGGAAGATCCCGGTGCTGATCGCCTCCGCCGCGCAGAACGCCGTACTCGAAGAGGTGATCGTGGTGGGCTACCTGCTGCGCCGCCTCGACCGGCTCGGCTGGACCCCGACGGCCGCGCTCGCCGCCAGCGCCGTGCTGCGCGGCTCCTACCACCTCTACCAGGGCATCGGCGGCTTCCTCGGCAACATGGCGATGGGCGTCGTCTTCGTGCTGCTCTACCGCCGCTGGGGCCGGGTCGGACCGCTGGTCGCCGCGCACGCCCTGATCGACACGGTCGCCTTCGTCGGCTACGCCCTGCTGGCGGGGAAGGTCGGCTGGCTGCCCACCGGCTGACCCCCGCCCGCCGCTACGGCACCGCGTGCAGTTCGCCGTCGACCACCGTCACCGCGGATCCGGTCAACAGGACGCGGTCGCCCGCCAGCCGGGTACGGACCAGGCCGCCGCGGGCCGAGGCCTGCCACCCTGCCAGCTCGTCGCGGCCCAGCCTGGCCGACCAGAACGGCGCCAGCGCGGTGTGCGCGCTGCCGGTGACGGGGTCCTCGTCGATGCCGACCGCGGG includes:
- a CDS encoding CPBP family intramembrane metalloprotease yields the protein MRTEPHPVDAEEEGLPDRTLRNETLIVLALSLGASGLSALISFVGSVTRPGALKNQSATLVGSYAHGRPWLDLAWQLFYIATALAPVALVAHLLGRERAGMRSIGFDLTRPRPDLARGAVVAAVIGGTGLAFYLGVRAAGFNLTVVPESLPNVWWKIPVLIASAAQNAVLEEVIVVGYLLRRLDRLGWTPTAALAASAVLRGSYHLYQGIGGFLGNMAMGVVFVLLYRRWGRVGPLVAAHALIDTVAFVGYALLAGKVGWLPTG